AATGGTCCCATAAAATTGTTTGGCAATATATTAGGAAGTTTTGCAGGAACTCCTGATTCTTCCAATATTTTCGCCAAAATAGCAAAACCTAGCAATAAGCCAAAAAGGTTTAGAATAATTCCCCACTCGCCAACACGCGTTTCTTTATCGGTTATTTGCTGAAGGAAAGGATTTGTTTCTTGATTTCCAAAGAAATGTTGAAAAAGACTAAAATCCTTATTCAAAATAAGAGTATATGTCAATATTACAATTAAACCTGTAACAGCAACATAAAAAGTGTGCTTATGAAATATAGCAACACAAATAAGAACAATTGCGAATAGAAAAAACTCTACTCTAATTCCGCCAATTTTAGGCATTTCAGCAGAAACGCCATTTGCAAAAGTTAATATTGGCATTAACAAGACTGCTAAAACCATAATGAGTTTAAGCCCATTAGTAGTTTTAATTTTTTGAAAAACGCTTCTCATTTTTATGAAATTTATAAAACACGTGCAAAATTATAAAAAATAAGATGTGTTTAACTTTTTATGAAAAATATTTTTTTAATGGCAAACGCTAAACACTTATACTAACATAAAACATAAATGTTTTTACTTACTCTTCCTTTTATATTATACACACAAACTGCATTTGCGTTTTTTAGCATATGTTAATAATCTTCACCAACTGTTATTGTCAATTCTTGACAAGCTTCATTAAACTCAACAGTTCTGTTATTTATAGTAGCATATAGTAAATAACCCGATTTTTGTTCTGCTTTAAACTTAGTTGTTCCTAAATTAACATACAGATTTACTACACCTTTACCAGCAATTTCACCAATATAATTACCATTTTGATAGATTAAATAAGGATTTGAGGATTTATTCACTATTGTTAAAACACCTTGATTGTTTTTTTGGCAATCAGGAGTAAACTCTTCGTCTAAATATGCATCCATAGCTTCATATACTACATTTTCAAACTTGTCAATTTCAATTTGAACTTTATTTGATAATTCTTGAACTTTTGTTTCTAAATCACCCAAATTGCAACAATTTATATCTGGATTACACTGTATATCTGAACATGAGTTGTATGCTTTTTCCAAATTTTTTAGTGTTAATTCTATTGATTGGTTATACAATTTTAAATTTGGCAAAATACTATTAAACGTGTTTTGAAGTTCTTTTTTATATTTTTCTTTTTCACTAAAATCAAAGAATATATCATCATAGTCATCTTGAAATTCTGACCAAGCATTTGGAGCAATAAATTCGTCTATATCATTCTTAGTTGAATAAATATTAAGTACGTTTTCATTAATTTTTATCAGCTGATTCTCTTTTTTAAGATTCCAAATAATATTATCTACGCCATACAAAGTAAATGGTGAAAAATAATATTGGGTTATAATAGCTTGTTCTGGGTCAGAAATATTGCTAATAGAATTAGATATTATTTGTTTAATATTATTAGAAACATCCGAGTTACCAGACAAAAGAGGTGAAATTTGATTTTCAAGACTTATTTTATCTAAAATAGGCCCATGAATTTCTATTTCTGCTTCAAATGTGCCATTACTAAAAAATTGTTCTGTCTGATTTTTGTTTTTCACCTCAAAATCGCGACCAAATTGACCAATATTTGCATCTAAATCATCTTGATCTGTAAAAGAACTTGAGTCATCAGATTCTGTTTTCGTTACAATCACCCAAATATATGCCTCTTTTCGTACTCCACTAATGTAATGTGTTCCATATAAATTAATAAAATCATTAAATTGTTTATTGTCAATTAAAGATTTAGCTTCTGGATTTAAAACAGGATCGGCTTCATACTCAAAATTACCAAAATCTATTTTAGCTGAAAAAATTAATCGCTCCACTTTTTCATCTGATTTTGCTGCCCACTCAGTCAATTTAGAGCCTCCTAGTGAAAATAAATTTAAATAACTTACCTTGCCTGAAAACCCCAAATTTTTTAACTCTTTATACTCTTTTTCAGTTTTAGTATAATAAATAGAAATAGAAGTTTTTCCACTATTTTGTGTTCTCACTAACTTTGACGGATTAGATGTTTCTGGTGTGAAACAAAATTTTGTTTGTTTATATACATCTGTTATATTAAAACCTTTACCAGCCCTTAAGGGTGGCTCAAAATTATCATTTCTAAAATAATTCGCATCAAAAACACTTTTGCTTTGAGAATAAGTGACATTAAAAATCAATACTAAAAAAATAGTAATTAATTGTTTTAAACTAAACTTTATCATAACTTTATGTTTTTAAGTATCAAAGTTCACCACATTATTGATGAATTTTGATTATTTTCTGCTGTAAAATTAGTAATTTATTTTTAATTTATTCAGGATTTCCTTTAAATATTTTTGAATTCATTGCGAATCATTTTTTAAAAGTATTAATCAATGGTGTTTTTACATTTAGCTATATAATAAATCCATTTTTACCCTAAAAATTGGTTTTGCAAGATATAGACACCTATTCCAGCTAAATATCCTATTAAAGCCAACCAAGATATTTTTTTGAGGTACCAAATAAAGTCAATTTTTTCAAGCCCCATAGCAGCAACGCCAGCAGCAGAACCAATAATAAGCATGCTGCCTCCTGTTCCTGCGGTGTATGCAAGATATTCCCAAAAAGTTCCATCAACTACAAAGTTTGCTAAATACCCTGTTGCTCCGGGATCAGCAATTGGATACATTCCCATTGCTCCTGCTACAAGAGGCACATTATCAACAATAGCTGATAAGAAACCTATTGCTCCACCAATTAAATAAACATTACCAAGTTTTTCATCTAAGTATTGTGATAATAATGTAAGGTGTCCAGCAGATTGCAAAGCAGCAACAGCAGATAAAATTCCGAGGAAGAAAAGAATAGTTGGAATATCTACTTTTTTCAATATTGAGGAAACGCTAAGCCTACGTTCTTTTGGTTTTCTTACATTCATAATTTCCGTTGTAATCCAAATTACAGCAAGGCTTAATAGCATTCCCATATATGGAGGAAGATGAGTTATTGTTTTAAAAACAGGAACAAAAAGAAGTCCACCAACGCCTAAAATAAGCATTAAATTGCGCTCAGAACTTGTTGTATGATCTTCTTCTGTGGTGTCAATTTCAGGACGGGTTACATGCCCTTTCATTGTAAAACTTAATATAGTGAGAGGTATAACCATACTAATCAAACTTGGCAAGAACACTCCTTTTATTATATTAAACGTTGTTACTTGACCGCCAATCCAAAGCATAATTGTTGTAACATCGCCAATTGGAGACCATGCTCCACCTGCATTTGCTGCTAATATTACCATACCGGCATAAAACCAGCGTGTTTCTTTATCAGCTATTAACTTTCTCAATAAAGCTACAATAACTATTGTTGTTGTAAGGTTATCTAAAATTGCAGAAAGTATAAAAGTTATAAATGAAATTATCCAAAGGAGTTTTACTTTATTTGTTGTTTTTATGCGGTCTGTGATTACTCTAAAACCTTGGTGTTGGTCGGTTATCTCCACGATTGTCATTGCTCCAAGCAAGAAGAAAAGAATTTCGCTAATTTCTCCAAGATGGCGAATTATTTCACTGCTGACAATAAAATTTCGCATTCCGTCAATTGTGTTTGCATCAGGATTTGCAGCAAAATATTCATTCCAAGCATTGCTTAATCCGCTTGTAAATATGTCAAACGCTCCAAAAATATAAAGCACCCACAGAAAAGAACCAATAAACAAAGCTGATGCCGCTTTATCAATTTTCAAAGGATGCTCTAATGCAATAAAAATGTAACCTATGATGAATACAATCACCATTAAAACAAATAAATTCATAGCTTTAATTTTTTGCAAAAAAAATGTTTTTTTTTATAATAACCAAAAAAATCGTACTCTGCTACAATTAATTCTTTAAAAAATATATTTGGGATTTGTTTTATATTTGTGCTTTTAAAGTATGGCTGTAAAGAAAAGGAAAAAAGTCTCGTTTTTTAAACGTTTTTGGCATTTCTTATTAAAATTGGCAATAATTTTTTTTATTGTTTCAATAGGCTCTGTTATTTTGTTCAAGTGGGTTAATCCGCCAATTACACCGTTAATGGTAATTCGTTTGTTTCAGCAAAAAAACAATGACAAAGAAGTTAAAATGGAATACACATGGGCTGACATTGAAGATGTTT
This DNA window, taken from Bacteroidales bacterium, encodes the following:
- a CDS encoding sodium:proton antiporter, with the protein product MNLFVLMVIVFIIGYIFIALEHPLKIDKAASALFIGSFLWVLYIFGAFDIFTSGLSNAWNEYFAANPDANTIDGMRNFIVSSEIIRHLGEISEILFFLLGAMTIVEITDQHQGFRVITDRIKTTNKVKLLWIISFITFILSAILDNLTTTIVIVALLRKLIADKETRWFYAGMVILAANAGGAWSPIGDVTTIMLWIGGQVTTFNIIKGVFLPSLISMVIPLTILSFTMKGHVTRPEIDTTEEDHTTSSERNLMLILGVGGLLFVPVFKTITHLPPYMGMLLSLAVIWITTEIMNVRKPKERRLSVSSILKKVDIPTILFFLGILSAVAALQSAGHLTLLSQYLDEKLGNVYLIGGAIGFLSAIVDNVPLVAGAMGMYPIADPGATGYLANFVVDGTFWEYLAYTAGTGGSMLIIGSAAGVAAMGLEKIDFIWYLKKISWLALIGYLAGIGVYILQNQFLG